The Streptomyces sp. cg36 genomic interval TGTCGTCGGCGGGCGGCTGGACGCTGGCCTACGAACTCGCCGACTCCCGCGCCCACGGCGTCTACCAGGGCGTCTTCGGTTCGGGTGCGGCGGTGGCCCTGATGGCGGGCCCGGCCCTGGTGACGGTGACGGCGGTGGGCCACGGCTTCGCGGGCTGGGCGGTGCTGGCCGGGCTGTTCGCGGCGGCCGGACTGGCGGTCGGCCCGGCGGTGCGCCGGGCCCAGCGGGACGGGGCCTGGCGGGGCGAGCACTGAGAGCCCGCCCCCGGCCCCAGGACCCTGCCGGTGTGGCCACCGGCCGGGGGCAGCCGGCCGGTGCGGGGCGGTCAGTCGAAGTTCAGGCCGCCCGTGCGGGTCCGCTTCAGCTCGAAGAAGTCGGGGTGCCCGGCGATCACGCGCACGCTGTCGAACAGGCGTGCGGCCTCCTCGCCGCGCGGAATGGAGCGCAGCACCGGGCCGAAGTAGACGGTCCCGTCCAGGTGCATCGTCGGGGTGCCGACGTAGCCGTCCGCCTCCGGGTCCTTGCCCGCGTCGTGGCTGCGGCGCACGGCCTCGTCGTACGCCGGGTCGTGCGCGGCCTTCGCGAGCTCGGCGGGCAGGCCGAGCTCGGCCAGCGACTCGGCGATGACCGCGTCGAAGTCGTCGTTCTTCTGCTGGTGTATGCGGGTGCCGTACGCGGTGTAGAGGTCGCGCAGCACCTCCTCGCCGTGGGCCTGCGCGGCGGCGACGGCCACCCGGACCGGCCGGATCGAGTTGTCGACCAGCGTCCGGTACCAGTCCGGCAGTTCGTTGCCGGTGTTGTGCAGGTACAGGCTCATCACCCGGAAGCGGAGCTCGATGTCGCGGTGGCGCTCGACCTCCAGCATCCAGCGCGAGGTGATCCAGGCGAAGGGGCAGGCGGGGTCGAAGTAGAAGTCGACAGTGGTGGGGCCGGTGGGCTCGGTGGTGTCCATAGGACGAAGGTAGCGGTGGATTGGCACCAGTGTGCGGGCCACTCGCGCATCGCTCGACTGGGCCACTTTCCGTTCGGCGGTACGGAGGCGCACGCCCGCCCCCGGACCCGCCCGCGCTCCTGGCCTCACCCGCCTCCCGGACGCGCGCCCCGCCCGGCTCCCGTCACGCTCCGACCAGCTCCACCAGGGCCTTGACCGTGTTCCAGTTGCGCGAGGTGGCGTCGACGCCCTTGAGGACGGCGGGCCGCGACAGCGCCTCGGCCAGTTTGGACCTGCCGAGCCCGTCCGGCGCGTACAGGTACAGGACCCGGTCGCCCAGCCGGAACTCCTCGGGCAGGAACCCCTCTGCCCCGATCCCGGCGAACCGCGCGGCCGTCACCGGCGCGGAGAAGAAGGTGGCGTGCAGCTGCTTGCCCTCCAGCTGGTCGGCCGGGAAGGGGCAGGCGTCGGCGACGGCCCGCAGATAGGCGCCGTCCCGCACCATGCAGGCCACGGAGAAGCCGAAGTGCGCCTCGATCGCCCGCTCCAGATCGGCCGCGAGCGCGTCCGGGTCGTCCGACTCACTGGCGAACACGGCGTTGCCGCTGTTGAGATGGGTCCGTACGGCGCCGTGGCCGAGGTCGGTGAGGAGCGTCCGCAACTCGGCCATCGGCACCTTCTTGGCGCCGCCCACATTGATCCCGCGCAGCAGAGCGGCGTACGTCGTCGTCATGCGCACACCCTAGGACGGCTCCCGTGCCTCGTGGGGGATGGCACGGGAGCCGCCGGTCACACCGGTGGGGGTGGGGCTACTCGACGATCTTCAGCAGCTTGTTCGGGGTGCCCGCGCCCGGGTTGGAGATCTTGTCGGCGGTGGCTCCGCCGGTGAGCGCGTCCGAGACCTGGGCCGGGGTGGCGTCCTTGTGGCCCGCGAGGTAGACGGCCGCGGCGCCGACGACGTGCGGGGTCGCCATGGAGGTGCCCGAGATCGTCTTGGTGGCGCTGTCGTCCGTGTTCCAGTCGGAGGTGATGTCCGAGCCGGGGGCGTAGAGGTCCACCACCGAGCCGTAGTTGGAGAAGTCGGACTGCTGGTCGTCCTTGGTCGAGGAGGCCACGGTGATCGCCTCCTTCACCCGGGACGGCGAGCCCTGACCGGCGTCGGTGGACTCGTTGCCCGCCGCCACGCCGAAGGTGACGCCGGAGGCGATCGCCTTCTGCACGGCCGCGTCGAGCGCCGGGTCGGCCCCGCCGCCGAGGCTCATGTTGGCCACCGAGGGGCCCTTGTGGTTCTTGGTCACCCAGTCGATGCCCGCGACGACCTGGTCGGTGCTGCCGGAGCCCTGGTTGTCGAGCACCCGCACGGCCACGATCTTGGCCTTCTTGGCGACGCCGTGCGCGGTTCCGGCGATGGTGCCCGCCACGTGCGTGCCGTGGCCGTTGCCGTCGTCGGCGCTGTTGTCGTTGTCCACCGCGTCGAAGCCGTAGGAGGCCCGGCCGCCGAAGTCCTTGTGGCTGATGCGCACACCGGTGTCGATGACGTACGCGGTGACGCCCTCGCCCGCGCTGTCCGGGTAGGTGTACTTGCCGTCACCGGCGGTGTCGGCCTGGTCGATGCGGTCCAGCCCCCACGACGGCGGGTTGGCCTGGCTGGCCTCGATGTGGAACTTCTTGTTCTGCACGACCTTGCCGACGGCCGGGTCCGCGGCCAGGTGCTTGGCCTCCGACTCCGAGAGCCCGCTGGCCGAGAAGCCGTTGACGGCCGAGCTGTAGTCGCGCTGGAGCGTGCCGCCGTACTCGTCGGCGAGCTTGCGCTTGGCGTCCGCGGACGCCTTCTCGTCCATGAGGACGATGTAGCTGCCGTCGATGGCTCCCTTGGCGTCCAGCCCGTAGACCGTGCCCTCGGCCGGCGCGGCGCCGGCGAGCGAGGACGTCATGACGGTGACTCCGGCCGCGGCCGCGACAGCGGTTATCGCGGCGGTGAGCTTAAGGCGGCTTTTGCGCTTGTGAGTTGCCATGAAGAGGGGTCTCCTCGTCGGTTTTTGTGGGGGGTTGAGCGACCGGACGCAAAGCTTCCGGGGCTGGTCCAAGACCCTTGCTGATTGACGGGCGCAGATCAAGGGCTCCACGCAGCTGTGACTTATGCAACAAGGTTGTCTAATAAAAATCCGGCCACGCCTGGTCAACCGGGCTTCTGTGCAGGCTTGGTGGATGCGCCGTAACGACCCGAGGGCGCGGCTTCCCGATCAATCGGCTTTACGTGTAAGGGGCTTGAATCCAACTTGTAGGGGATGCCCCCACATCGCAGGGAGTAGATACCGGAGCCCCGGTTCACCGGCGAGCACGAGGAGACGGCTTGATCCAGCCCCTAGCGTCGTACTCGGGATGGCGGCGCCGGGCCGCCACCGCTTTCCAGGGGAGCCGCTCGTCATGGTCAATGGGGTCGCAAGGGTGCGCGGTGTCGCCGCGCGGGCCGGCGGGTGGAGCGCCCGGCACCGCTGGGCGGCGGTGGTGATCTGGGTCCTGTTCGTCGTCCTGGCCATGGGCATCGGCTCGGCGGCCGGCCGCATCGACGTCAAGGACGGCGCCCTGCCCGGCGAGGTCGGCCGGGCCCAGCAGATCATCGACGACGCCGGACTCAAGGAGCCCGCGGGCGAGACCGTCTTCGTCCAGGCCACCGACGGCTCGACCAAGGCGACCGACCCGGCCTTCCGGTCCGCGGTGAACGATGTGATCAAGGCGGTCGACGGCACCGGCGAGGTCACCAAGGTCACCTCGCCGTACACCGCCAAGACCCTTTCCCGGGACGGCCGCAGCGCGCTCATCCAGTTCGACGTGCGCGGCGACTCCGACACCGCGCCCGACCGGATCGCCCCGGTGCTCGACGCGGTGAAGAAGGTGCAGGCGGAGCACAAGGGGCTGCGGATCGAGGAGATCGGCAGCGCCAGCATGGGCAAGACCTTCAAGGACGCCTTCGGCGACGACTTCAAGAAGGCGGAGTACTCCGCGGTCCCCGTCGCCCTCGGCATCCTGCTGATCGCGTTCGGCGCCCTCGTCGCCGCCCTGCTGCCGGTGGCGCTCGCCCTCACCGCGATCATCGCGACCATGGGCCTGATGGCCATCGTCAGCCACGTCCAGGCGATGAGCGACACCGCCAACTCCGTGATGCTGCTGGTCGGTCTCGCCGTCGGCGTCGACTACTGCCTGTTCTACCTGCGCCGCGAACGCGAGGAGCGCGAGGCCGGGCGCGACGCCCAGACCGCCCTGCGCATCGCCGCCGCCACCAGCGGCCGGGCCATCATCGTCTCCGGCGTCACCGTCTGCGTGGCCATGGCGGGCATGCTCTTCACCGGGCTCGCCGAGTTCGAGGCGATGGGCCTGGCGTCCCTGATGGTCGTCGCGGTCGCCATGGTCGGCTCGGTGACCGTGCTGCCCGCGCTGCTCTCGCTGCTCGGCGAGCGCGTCGAGAAGGGGCGGCTGCCGTTCCTCAACCGCGTCAAGCGCGGCAAGCGCAACCGCGGCGGCGAGAGCCGCGTCTGGCGCGCCGTCCTCGGCGCCGTACTGCGCCGCCCCAAGGCCGCACTCGTGATCGCGGCGGGCGCGCTCATCGCGATAGCCCTGCCCGCCGTCGGCATGCACACCCAGAACCTCACGCTGGACCAGGAGTTCGGCGACTCACTGCCCATCGTCGGCACCTACGACCGCGTCAACCAGACCTTCCCCGGCGGCGCCAGCCCCGCCAACGTCGTCATCAAGGCGACCGACATCAACGCGCCGCAGGTGAAGCAGGCCATCACCGACTTCCGTACGCAGGCGATCAGCCGGGGCGCCTCGGACGGCCCGATCAAGGTCACTCTGCACAGCGCCGAGAACGTGGCGGTCGTCGACGTGCCGCTGATCGGCGGCTCCGACCAGAAGAAGGCGGAGAAGAGCCTCGACCTGCTGCGCGACCACATCCGGCCGGACACGCTGGGCAAGGTGAGCGGTCTCGACGCGCCGATCACCGGTCAGGTCGCCGGCTCCAAGGACTTCAACGCCCGGATCGTCGGCGCGGTGACCCCGGTCTTCGCCTTCGTGGTGGTCTTCGCCTTCCTGCTGATGCTGCTCTGCTTCCGCTCGCTGACCATCGCGATCACCGCGATCGTCCTCAACCTGCTCTCGGTGGGCGCCGCTTACGGCGTACTGACCGCCGTCTTCCAGCACGGCTGGGGCGCCTCGCTGGTGGGCGCCGCGGGCGTCGGCGCGATCGTCTCCTGGCTGCCGCTGTTCCTGTTCGTGATCCTGTTCGGCCTCTCGATGGACTACCACGTGTTCGTGGTCTCGCGGATCCGGGAGGCCCGCCTCCAGGGCCGCTCGACCCGCGACGCGATCCAGCACGGCGTGGTGACCACGGCCGGTGTCGTGACGAGCGCGGCGGTCATCATGGTCGCGGTGTTCGCCATCTTCGGAACGCTGTCGATGCAGTCCATGAAGCAGATGGGCGTGGGCCTGGCCACCGCCGTCCTGATCGACGCCACCGTCATCCGCGGCGTGCTGCTCCCGGCCGTGATGGCCCTGCTCGACGAGCGCAACTGGTACCTGCCGAAGTGGCTGCGCTGGCTCCCCGACATGACCCACGACGAGTCGGCCGCGGCCGTCGCGCACCCCACCGCCGCCCCGCACCACGGCGACGGCGACCGCGACCGGGCGCTCCACGTCTGACCGCCGTGCCACGGACCCGTCGGGGACGGGAGTAAGAGGCGGGGGCCCGGAGATCACTGATCTCCGGGCCCCCGCTGGTTCGCCCGCTCCCCCTTCCCGCCGCTCAGCGCTGGTACCGGACCAGCACCCGGTTCCCCTCCCCCACCAGCCGGTGGCGCAGCTCGTCCAGGCCGATCGCACCGCTGTAGTACTCCTGGTACGCGGGGGTCGCCACCTTGTCCTTCCACTCCGGGTACCCCCGCACGGACTGCGCGGGCGCCGGCCGCAGCTCCCGCGCCAGTGCGGCCCCGGTCGCCCAGCCGTACCGCGCGGTGCGCAGGGCCGGGTCCTTGAGCGCGCCCGTCCCGGTCGGCAGCATCCAGTCGCCCTCGGCGAGGCGGACCATGTTGGGCGGGCGCAGCAGGAAGGCGATGAACTCGGCCGCCTCCCTCTTGTGCGCGCTGTCCCGGGCGATCGACAGGGTCTGCGGGCTGACGCCCTGGTCGAGTCCCGCGCTCCCGGCCGGGGCGGGCAGCACGGTCCACTCGAACCCCTTGGGCGCCTGCTGGACGATCTGCTGCCGGTAGGAGAAGCCCAGCGGGACCATCGCGTACCGGCCGCCGAAGAATCCCGGGAGCGTGTCGGACCCGCCCATGCCCAGGGTGGTGCGCGCCGCGCTCCGGTCGGCGTTCACCTGGTCGTGGACGGTCTCCGGAACGACGGCGTCGCCCGCGTCGAACGCCAGCCGCACCGTGCCGTCCGCCCCTCGGTGGAACAGCTCTCCGCCCGCCGAGAGCCCCAGGTTGAGCGTGAGCGAGACCGGCTCCCGCAGCGGCCAGCCGATTCCGTACCTCCCCTTCGCCGTCAGCTTCTTGGTGACCTCCCGGAACTCCGGCCAGCTCCAGGGCCGTTCGGGCGTCGGTATCCGCACCCCCGACGCCTTGAGGAGCCGGGAGTTGGCGATCAGGACCCTCGGCTCCTGGAGGAACGGCACCCCGTACACCCCCGCGCCGAACGTCGCCGTCCGCCAGCTCCGCGCCGGGATGTCCGCCTTCAGCGCGGCGGGCAGCAGCGCGCGCAGATCGGCGAGATCGCCGCCGTGGGCGAAGTCGGCGAGGTCGTCGGTGGCGTCATGGATGACATCGGGCGCCTCGCCGCCCTCGAAGGCGGTGAGCAGCTGGTCGTGGACGGTGTCCCAACTGCCCTGTACGTACTGGACCCGCACTGCGGGATGGGTTCTGTTCCACTCCTTCACCAGCTCCTTGGTGGCCGCCACGGACTCCTTCTGCCAGGCCAGCGACTGGAATCTGAGCGTGACGATCCCATCAGCCGCCGAGCCGCCGCCCGAGCAGCCCGACAGGAGGGCGAGCAGCAGCGCCCACACCGCCACCGCCGCGGCCGGTCTCGGGGCGGGGGCCGACCGGCGCCCGCCCATCAGCTCTTCACCGCCCCGGCGAGCATCCCGCCGGTGATCCGCCGCTGGATGACGGCGAACACGGCGAGCGAGGGCAGGGTGGCGAGGAAGGCGGCTGCCGCCAGCGGGCCGAGGTCGGCGGCCCCCTCCGCGCCGAGGAAGTGCGTGAGGACGACCGGCAGGGTCTGTTTCTGCGGTGTCTTCAGCAGAACGAGCGCGAAGAAGAATTCGTTCCACGCGGTGATGAAGGCGAAGAGCCAGGTGGCCACCAGCCCGGGGGCGAGCAGCGGCGCGGTCACCGACACCAGGGTGCGCAGCCGCCCGGCCCCGTCGACGGCCGCGGCCTCCTCCAGCTCGCGGGGCACCGCCCGGACGTACCCGATCAGCATCCACAGCGCGAAGGGCAGCGCCCACACCACGTACACCAGCACCAGTCCCGCCAGCGAGTCGATCAGATGGAGGTCCTTGAGGACCAGGAACAGCGGGATGACGACGAGCACGAACGGGAACGCTTGGCTGACGACCACCCAGCCGGTCGCCGCCGTCGCCAGCCGCCCCTTGCGCCGCGCGATCGCATAGGCCAGAGGGGTGGCGACGAGCACCGCGATCAGGGCCGCCGAGACCGCGGCGAGCAGGCTGTTGAGCCCGGCCCGCAGCAGCGGCTGCTCGTCGAACGCCTGCCGGAAGTTGTCGAGGGTGGGGTGCCTGGGGAGCCAGGTCGGATGGAGCGAGCCCAGTTCGCGCGCCGGTTTGAAGGCGGTGGAGACCAGCCACAGGAACGGGAACGCCAGGAAGACCAGATAGCCGAGCAGCGCCAGATACTGCCCGGCGCGGCCGACCGGGCCGGTACGGGACCTCATCCGTCCTCACCCCCGCGCAGCCGGGCCACCAGGTGGAACGCCAGGAACACCGAGACCACCGCGACCATCACGCACCCCATCGCCGCCGCGTAGCCGAACTGGCCGTAGCGGAACGCCTCTTCGTACGCGAACAGCATGGGCAGCCGGGTCCGCCCGCCCGGCCCTCCGTTGGTCAGCACGTAGACCAGGGCGAACGCGTTGAAGTTCCAGATGAAGTTGAGCGCGGTGATCGCGAGCGCGACGGGTCTGAGCGCGGGCCAGGTCACCGCGCGGAACCGGCGCCAGGCCCCGGCCCCGTCCATCGCGGCGGCCTCGTGGAGTTCGTGCGGGGTGTTCTGGAGGCCGGCGAGCAGCGCCACCGTCGTCTGCGGCAGGCCCGCCCAGACCCCGACGACGATCACGGCGGGCAGGGCGCTGCCCAGTCCGGTCAGCCAGTCCCGGCCGTCCCCGAGCCCGACGTCCCGGATCGTCTCGTTGAGCATGCCCGCGTCCGGGTGGTAGACGAGCCGCCACATGATGCCGACGACCACCTCGGGCATCGCCCACGGCACGATCGCGAGCGCCCGGGCCAGCCAGCGCAGCCGCAGGTCCTGGTTGAGCAGCAGCGCGAGGCCGAGGGCGAGCAGGAACTGGGGCACGGTCACCCCGACCGCCCAGAGCAGGCCGATCCGGAACGACTCCCAGAAGAGGGTGTCGTGCAGCAGGTCCCGGAAGTTGAGCAGCCCGGTCCACCGGGTGGGCGCGGTGCGGCCCGCCTGGGAGTCGGTGAAGGCCAGGGCGATGCCGTAGAGCAGCGGTCCGACGCTCAGCAGGAGGATCGGGATCAGCGCGGGCAGGACCAGGAGCCAGGCGCCGCGGTCCGCGGGCGGACCGGCCCGGCCGCCGGTCACGCCGTCGGGCCGCCCGCCGGAGCCGCCTCCGAACCGCCTGCCCGACCGCGCCCTCGCGGTCGTCAATGTCATTTTCAACCCCTTTGCCAGGATTGCCGAATGACCCCCGTCATCGTGCTGACGGTCCGTCCGTTCGTCAAGACGACCTGCCCCTCACCAAGACGACCTGCGAAAATGCGAGACTTGACCGGCACGCGACGATCACCGGGAGCGAACAGTGGACGAGGCACGGGCGCGCGAGGTACTGACCTCGGCGGGGTACGCCGAAGGGACCGGCGCCGGGGCGCGGACCGCGGCCGGGGCCCCGGGCACCGCCCGCGCCGAGCTGCTCGCCCTCGGCGAGAACGCCGTCTTCGCCGTCGGCGATCTGGTGGTCAAGGTCGGCCGTGACGCCACCGAGCACCCCGAGCTCCTGACCCGCGCCGAACGCGAGGTGGCCATCGCCGGGTGGCTGGCCGGGGCCGGTGTCCCGGCGGTGCGGGCGGCCGTGCCCGCGCCCCGGCTGGTGGACGGCCACCCGGTGACGGTCTGGCACCGGCTGCCCGAAAGCGTCCGCCCCGCCGGTCCCGGCGACCTCGCCGAGGTGCTGCGGCTCGTCCACGCCCTGCCCGCCCCGCCGTTCGCGCTGGCGCCGCGCGAGCTGCTGGGCGGGGTGGAGCGCTGGCTGCGGCTGGCCGGGGACGCGATCGACCCCGCCGACGCCGCCTTCCTGCGCGCCCGCCGGGACGGCTTCGCCGAGGCCGCCGCCGCGCTCACCCCGCATCTGCCGCCGGGCCCGATCCACGGCGACGCGCTGCCGCGCAACGTCCACGTCGGGCCCGAGGGGCCGGTCCTGGTCGACCTGGAGACCTTCTCCGCCGACTTCCGGGAGCACGACCTCGTGGTCATGGCCCTCTCCCGGGACCGCTACGGGCTGCCCGCCGAGCAGTACGACACGTTCACCGACGCGTACGGATGGGACGTGCGGGAGTGGGACGGGTGCGCGGTGCTGCGCGGCGCCCGGGAGACGGCCAGCTGTGCCTGGGTCGCCCAGCACGCACCGGCCAACCCGAAGGCGCTCGACGAGTTCCGCCGCCGGGTGGCCTCGCTGCGGGACGGGGATCCCGAGGTCCGCTGGTACCCCTTCTGACCGCGTGGCCCGCGGCTGCCGGGACCCCGGCCGGTGGCCGCGCCGACCACGCCCGCCCCGCCATGCGCTTCCCGGCGGCGCCCGGCCGACCGGCGCCCGGCCGACCGGGGCCAGGCCGGCGGATCCGGTCGTCGTCGAAGTGGCCGTGCCGTGCGGTGCCGGTGAGCACCCCGTGTCCCGGACAAGACCCGCCGGACGGGCCCTAGCTCCGGGCCGCCGCCGGCTCCCGTATGGGCCAGGCCGGGTCGACCGTCGCGTCCGGTGTGCCCTTGCCGCGCAGGAAGCGCTGGAAGTCGGCGGCCCACTGCGCGTACCACTCGATCTGGCGCGTGTGGAGGTCCTCCGGGAGCAGCCGGGCCACCTGCGGGTGGCGGTCGGCTATGGCCACCGCCACCCGGACCGCCGCCAGCGCGTCCGCGCCCGCCTCGTGGGCGCCGTCGAGCACCACTCCGTACTCCACGCAGACCGCTTCCAGGGTCCGCTTGCCCTTGCGGTAGCGGTCGACGGCGCGGTCGATCGTGTACGGGTCGACGACCGGGCCCGCCGCCGCTCCGCCCATCCGCTCGGTGAGCGAGGGCAGGCCGTGCCGTCGGAGCTCGGCGGCGAGCAGCGAGAGGTCGAAGGCCGCGTTGTAGGCGACGACCGGGACGCCCTGGGCCCAGTAGCCCGTGAGGGTCTCCGCTATCTCGTCGGCGACCTCGCGCACCGGGCGGCCCTCCGAAGCCGCCCGCTCGGTGCTGATGCCGTGGATCGCCGACGCCTGGGCCGGGATCCGGATGCCGGGGTCCGCCAGCCAGTTCCGCGTGCGGACCGGCTCGCCGTCGCGGACGCCGACGACCGCGGCCGTCACGATCCGCGCCTCCAGCGGGTCCGTCCCGGTCGTCTCCAGGTCGAATCCGACCAGCGGTGCTCGGTGCCACCCCATCTTGGCCCTCCCTTGTGGTGCTCTCCCCCAGTTGACGACCAGCCTCGCACGCACCACTGACAACGGGTCCCGGGCCGCCCGGCGACCGGTCAGGAGACGGGCCGCGAGTCGGCCCACACCGACTCGAATTCCTCGCGATATGTCTGGAAAAGTCCGTTCTCATCGTCGTGGTCGGGGCGTACGACACCCCGCCGCGCGCCCCCGCGCAGCACCAGCACCGGCGCTTCCATCCCGCGCGCCCTGCGCAAGTACGACTGGACGACCGCGAGCCCGTCCGTGCCGTCCCCGTCGACCAGGTACGCCGTGAAGCGCGGGGTCTCGTCGAAGACCTGGATCTCGAAGGCCCCCGGATCGCGCAGCCGCGCCCGCACCCGCCGCATGTGCAGGATGTTCATCTCGACCGACCGGCTCAGCTCGCCCTTCTTCAGGCCCAGTTCGCGCTCGCGCCGCTTGACCGCGCTGCTCGCCGGGTTGAGGAAGAGCAGCCGCACCCGGCAGCCCGACTCGGCGAGCCGCACCAGCCGGCGGCCCGAGTAGTTCTGCACCAGCAGATTGAGGCCGATGCCTATCGCGTCGAGCCGCCGCGCGTTGCTGAACAGGTCCTCGGCGGGCAGCTGGCGCTGGAGCCGCACCCGGTCGGAGTGGACCGAGACCACGTCCGCGTACCGGTCGCCCACCAGGTCCTCGACGGCGTCGATGGGCAGCCGGTGCGCGGCGGGCGCCCCCGCGCCGCCGCCCAGTACGTCGAGGAGCCGCGCCGAGGCCCGCTCGGCCTGGGCCAGCACCGCCTCGTTGAGCGCGCGGTTGCGGGAGACCACGTTGCGCGCGACCTCCAGCTCGTCCAGGGCGAGTTCCACGTCGCGCCGGTCGTCCACGTACGGCTCGAAGCACGGCCAGTGCTGCACCATCAGCTCGCGCAGCTGCGGCAGCGTGAGGAAGCTGAGGACGTTGTCGTCGGCGGGGTCCAGCAGGTACCCCTTGCGGCGCGAGACCTCGCGCACGGCGACGGCCCGCTGCACCCACTCCTGCCCGGCCGGACCCGCCGCCGCGACCACCCAGTCGTCGCCGTGGACCGGCTCGTAGATGGGGCGCAGCACGGCGGCCACCACGGCCCGCAGCCGCTGCTCCACCAGGTTCAGCCAGATGTAGGCCCGGCCGGCCCGCTGCGCGCGCGTACGCACCTCGCTCCAGGCGTCCGCGCCCCAGTCCAGCTCCGCCCCGATCTCCACCGGACGGGCCAGCGAGACCGCTCCGGGCGGGATGTCGCCGGATTCCCCCTCGTGACCCGAGTCACCAGGGGGCAGCTCCAGCCCTCCCGAGCTCACCCGCGCACCGCCTTCCGGTCCCCCTCCAACGATCAAGGAAGAGTACTCCGGGAGCAGGAGGCGGTGCAGCCGGATGGACAGGCTGGTTTCCCAACTCCCTTGTTGACGGGACCGGTTCCGTACGGCCCCTTCGGGGGGAGTGAGCGGATTCATAGCTGTTCCGGCCGCCCAGGGGCCCCGGTCATCGTCGGCCGATGGCCGGATCCCGTCGCCCAGGCCGTCCGGATCCCCCCGGATACCGCCCCCGCGACATGGGTAACTGCCGTTCGGATCACCCTCCGGAGCGCTCCGGCGTCCTAGGGGACGCGCCTCTTTTCCGGGAGGATCTGCTTCAAGTGCCCCGCAGCACACGGATCAGAAGTGGAAGAGTCTTGCCCATGCAGGTGTGGCCGGGACAGGCGTACCCGCTCGGCGCCACGTACGACGGCGCCGGGACCAATTTCGCGGTCTTCTCGGAGGCCGCCCGCCGGATCGAGTTGTGCCTCCTGCACGACGACGGTTCGGAGACGGCGGTGGAGCTGCGCGAGACCGACGCGTTCGTGCGCCACGCCTATCTGCCCGGAGTGATGCCGGGCCAGCGCTACGGCTTCCGCGTGCACGGCCCGTACGAGCCGCAGAACGGGCACCGGTGCAACTCGGCGAAGCTGCTCCTGGACCCCTACGCGCGCGCGATCAGCGGGAGCGTCGACTGGGGCGAGGCGGTGTACGGCTACCACTTCGACCGGCCCGAGGCCCGCAACGACATGGACTCGGCGCCGCACACCATGACGTCGGTGGTGGTCAACCCGTACTTCGACTGGGGCGACGACCGCCCGCCGCGCACCGAGTACCACCGCACGGTGCTCTACGAGGCCCATGTGAAGGGCCTGACGATGCTCCATCCGGAGCTGCCGCCGGAGATGCGCGGCACCTACGCGGCGCTGGCGCACCCCGCCGTCATCGGCCATCTGACGGAGCTGGGCGTGACCGCGCTGGAGCTGATGCCGGTGCACCAGTTCGTCAACGACCACCGGCTGGCGGACGAGGGGATGTCCAACTACTGGGGCTACAACACCATCGGGTTCTTCGCCCCCCACAACGCCTTCGCCTCCTGGGGCGACCGCGGCCAGCAGGTGCTGGAGTTCAAGCAGGCGGTACGGGCGCTGCACGAGGCCGGGATCGAGGTCATCCTGGACGTGGTCTACAACCACACGGCCGAGGGCAACCACCTGGGCCCCACGCTCTCCTTCCGCGGCCTGGACAACGCGCAGTACTACCGGCTCGCCGACGACCCGCGCTACTACGAGGACACCACCGGCACCGGGAACTCGCTCCTGATGCGCTCGCCGCACGTCCTCCAGCTGATCATGGACTCGCTGCGGTACTGGGTCACCGAGATGCACGTGGACGGCTTCCGCTTCGACCTGGCGGCCACGCTGGCCCGGCAGTTCCACGACGTGGACCGGCTGTCGTCCTTCTTCGACCTGGTGCAGCAGGACCCGGTGGTGAGCCAGGTGAAG includes:
- a CDS encoding carbohydrate ABC transporter permease; protein product: MTLTTARARSGRRFGGGSGGRPDGVTGGRAGPPADRGAWLLVLPALIPILLLSVGPLLYGIALAFTDSQAGRTAPTRWTGLLNFRDLLHDTLFWESFRIGLLWAVGVTVPQFLLALGLALLLNQDLRLRWLARALAIVPWAMPEVVVGIMWRLVYHPDAGMLNETIRDVGLGDGRDWLTGLGSALPAVIVVGVWAGLPQTTVALLAGLQNTPHELHEAAAMDGAGAWRRFRAVTWPALRPVALAITALNFIWNFNAFALVYVLTNGGPGGRTRLPMLFAYEEAFRYGQFGYAAAMGCVMVAVVSVFLAFHLVARLRGGEDG
- a CDS encoding phosphotransferase enzyme family protein, which codes for MDEARAREVLTSAGYAEGTGAGARTAAGAPGTARAELLALGENAVFAVGDLVVKVGRDATEHPELLTRAEREVAIAGWLAGAGVPAVRAAVPAPRLVDGHPVTVWHRLPESVRPAGPGDLAEVLRLVHALPAPPFALAPRELLGGVERWLRLAGDAIDPADAAFLRARRDGFAEAAAALTPHLPPGPIHGDALPRNVHVGPEGPVLVDLETFSADFREHDLVVMALSRDRYGLPAEQYDTFTDAYGWDVREWDGCAVLRGARETASCAWVAQHAPANPKALDEFRRRVASLRDGDPEVRWYPF
- a CDS encoding SAV2148 family HEPN domain-containing protein; protein product: MSSGGLELPPGDSGHEGESGDIPPGAVSLARPVEIGAELDWGADAWSEVRTRAQRAGRAYIWLNLVEQRLRAVVAAVLRPIYEPVHGDDWVVAAAGPAGQEWVQRAVAVREVSRRKGYLLDPADDNVLSFLTLPQLRELMVQHWPCFEPYVDDRRDVELALDELEVARNVVSRNRALNEAVLAQAERASARLLDVLGGGAGAPAAHRLPIDAVEDLVGDRYADVVSVHSDRVRLQRQLPAEDLFSNARRLDAIGIGLNLLVQNYSGRRLVRLAESGCRVRLLFLNPASSAVKRRERELGLKKGELSRSVEMNILHMRRVRARLRDPGAFEIQVFDETPRFTAYLVDGDGTDGLAVVQSYLRRARGMEAPVLVLRGGARRGVVRPDHDDENGLFQTYREEFESVWADSRPVS
- a CDS encoding carbohydrate ABC transporter permease codes for the protein MRSRTGPVGRAGQYLALLGYLVFLAFPFLWLVSTAFKPARELGSLHPTWLPRHPTLDNFRQAFDEQPLLRAGLNSLLAAVSAALIAVLVATPLAYAIARRKGRLATAATGWVVVSQAFPFVLVVIPLFLVLKDLHLIDSLAGLVLVYVVWALPFALWMLIGYVRAVPRELEEAAAVDGAGRLRTLVSVTAPLLAPGLVATWLFAFITAWNEFFFALVLLKTPQKQTLPVVLTHFLGAEGAADLGPLAAAAFLATLPSLAVFAVIQRRITGGMLAGAVKS
- a CDS encoding 3'-5' exonuclease translates to MGWHRAPLVGFDLETTGTDPLEARIVTAAVVGVRDGEPVRTRNWLADPGIRIPAQASAIHGISTERAASEGRPVREVADEIAETLTGYWAQGVPVVAYNAAFDLSLLAAELRRHGLPSLTERMGGAAAGPVVDPYTIDRAVDRYRKGKRTLEAVCVEYGVVLDGAHEAGADALAAVRVAVAIADRHPQVARLLPEDLHTRQIEWYAQWAADFQRFLRGKGTPDATVDPAWPIREPAAARS